The following DNA comes from Deinococcus carri.
TTTCTAGCCAGCACTTCTCTAACCAGCACAGCTCGGGGACGGCGTCCCCCCCCGCCGGGATGTGGCAGGGCTGGACGCGGGTCGCGGTGCTGCTGCCCGCCGCCTTTGCACAGACGCTCGCGCCGGGGCTGCTGGTCACGCTCTTTTACCCGCTGCTCTCCCGGCTGGGGCTGGGGCTGGGGGACCTGCTGGGGCCAGGGCTGCTGGCACTGGCGGCCTTTGGCGCGTGCTTGTGGACGGCGGGTCGCCTGGCCGACCGGGCGCATCCCCGCCGCGCCCTGACCCCCGGGCTGCTGGGCCTGGCCCTGACCTTTGGCGTGGCCGCCCTGCCGGGGCTGGAGGCCCGGCTGTGGCTGCTCGCGCCGCTGCTGGGGCTGGGCTACGGGGCCTTTGTCGCCGGGTGGAACGGGCTGGTGGGCCGGGTCCTGCCGCAGGAACACCGCGCCGCCGCCTGGGGCACGGTGATGGCGGTGGAGGCGCTGGGCTATGCCGCCGGGCCGGTGCTGGGTGGCGTGGCCTGGGCCAGCTTCGGCCCCGCGGGCGTGTTCACGCTGGGGGCCGCCGTGTTCCTGCTGGCCGAGGCGTACTACCTGTGGCCGGGCCGGGCGGTGACGCGGAGTGCGGCGGAGCCGGAGTGAGAATGATTCCGATTGAAGGGTGTTGAAAACACCCAGAAATCCGACCAGAGGGAGAAGGAACAAGGGCGGATTTCGGGAGATGGATGAACAGGCGGTGTCCTCCCGACTGTTCAGGAATTGGACGGAATCCGTATCAGGCCAACTGCCCTGACCCCTCCCCTCACAGCGCGAGCGGGTCCACCAGCAGCGGGTCTTCCATCTCGAACGCCTCGGCATAGCGCACGCGGGCGAAGGTGCCCCAGTACATCAGGCGGGCGCGGCGGCGCTCCACGATTTCGGGCGTGACGGTTTCGGAGACGTAGGTGCCGCTGAACTGGCTGGTATGGGCGCGGATGGCCGCTTCCCAGTCCGCCATCACCGCGCCGATGTCCACCAGCAGGGTCGCGTGAATGTCGGCGTTGCCCTGGTACAGCAGCACACGCGGGACGCGGTGGGGTTCGCCCGCCAGGTCTTCCTTGCGCAGGGCGGCGAGGTGCAGCGCCCGCCTGGCGAGGTGGTAGGTGCCGAAGTGGTCCGGGTGGCGGTCCCGGTGATGCGGCACGACCAGCACGCGGGGCCGCACCGCGCGCAGCACGGTCGCCAGAGCCGCCGCGCCCTGCGGCGTATCGGCCAGGCCGCCGTCCGGCAAACCCAGTTGCCCGCGCCAGCTCAGCCCCAGGATGCCCGCCGCCGCCACACACTCGGCCTCGCGCTCCTCCGGGGTGCCCAGGGTGCCCCGCTCGCCGCGCGACATTTCCAGGATGCCCACCGCCCGGCCCTCCCGCGCGAGGCGAATCAGCGTGCCGCCCGCGCCTATCTCGGCGTCGTCCGGGTGGGGCGCGAGGCACAGCCAGTCCAGGGGCTGCACGGTTCCGTACACGGTGCGAAAGGCGTCACTCATGCCCCGCAGGATAGACCGGGGGCGCGGGGAACAAAAAAAGCCGCCTCCGCGGGCGGTGATAAGAAGAATATAGCGTGGGATGCAGGGGAAGTCAAATTATGCAGGCGAGTAGTAGTGGCGTTCAGGGCATGACGGGAGTTCAATGAAGCATGAACGGTCCTGACTGCCCAGCGTGCGGTGGCGTCTACACCGTCAAAAACGGTCACGCCCACACCGGCAAGCAACGCTACTTGTGCCG
Coding sequences within:
- a CDS encoding MFS transporter produces the protein MLWTRPLVMLRLLALLLSSELVRTGFFVSALPVAGPGLGLNTAVIGVMVGVHYLADALAKGPMGLVTERWGLGRVLALGSGLGLLVVLGTRLLPSPLWGVVGCALWGVTYAALWPGVMSASQMLARPGRTARALSVSSLSVAPAILGGVLGVGPLMQARPGAAWGLLLGAQGAALLLALGLLRLHFSSQHFSNQHSSGTASPPAGMWQGWTRVAVLLPAAFAQTLAPGLLVTLFYPLLSRLGLGLGDLLGPGLLALAAFGACLWTAGRLADRAHPRRALTPGLLGLALTFGVAALPGLEARLWLLAPLLGLGYGAFVAGWNGLVGRVLPQEHRAAAWGTVMAVEALGYAAGPVLGGVAWASFGPAGVFTLGAAVFLLAEAYYLWPGRAVTRSAAEPE
- the bshB1 gene encoding bacillithiol biosynthesis deacetylase BshB1, translating into MSDAFRTVYGTVQPLDWLCLAPHPDDAEIGAGGTLIRLAREGRAVGILEMSRGERGTLGTPEEREAECVAAAGILGLSWRGQLGLPDGGLADTPQGAAALATVLRAVRPRVLVVPHHRDRHPDHFGTYHLARRALHLAALRKEDLAGEPHRVPRVLLYQGNADIHATLLVDIGAVMADWEAAIRAHTSQFSGTYVSETVTPEIVERRRARLMYWGTFARVRYAEAFEMEDPLLVDPLAL
- a CDS encoding IS1/IS1595 family N-terminal zinc-binding domain-containing protein, which encodes MNGPDCPACGGVYTVKNGHAHTGKQRYLCR